A stretch of Lathyrus oleraceus cultivar Zhongwan6 chromosome 6, CAAS_Psat_ZW6_1.0, whole genome shotgun sequence DNA encodes these proteins:
- the LOC127095580 gene encoding uncharacterized protein LOC127095580, translating into MNVFLYYHNLWDLIKNEVTSIGENVTDEQKTAHKDLKKKDYKVIFVIHQCVDPHNFEKIGDADSAKEAWDILEKSFGGVRSESNQGVWRSIEDKIDSFKDLRSLAPKFDHVVVAIEESKDFSSMTKEELQGTLESHEQRMDGRFVGKTKGDVAFHAKSSKEQKDKGRWNSNRGVKGYNNSNGRGNQQEGNTMNQRRTLNQRNHKDGGAGRGRGGGRKSDKSHIQCYNYQKHVHYASDYPENKRNNQETDAKIERHGEEEMLVMVTVKDKGRFKD; encoded by the exons ATGAATGTTTTCCTCTACTATCATAATCTTTGGGATCTTATAAAGAATGAAGTAACATCAATTGGAGAGAATGTAACGGATGAACAAAAGACTGCACACAAAGATTtaaagaagaaagattataaagtTATCTTTgtaatccatcaatgtgttgatccACACAACTTTGAGAAAATTGGTGATGCAGACTCAGCAAAGGAAGCATGGGACATCCTAGAGAAATCGTTTGGAGGTGTTAGAAG tgaatcaaatcaaggtgTGTGGAGAAGTATTGAGGATAAGATCGATAGTTTCAAAGATTTAAGGTCATTAGCTCCAAAATTCGAtcatgtggtagtagccatagaagaatcGAAAGATTTTTCAAGCATGACAAAAGAAGAGCTCCAAGGaacgcttgaatctcatgaacaaagaatggatgGAAGATTTGTAGGGAAAACGAAAGGTGATGTAGCTTTCCATGCGAAATCATCAAAAGAACAGAAAGACAAAGGAAGATGGAACAGTAACAGAGGTGTAAAAGGATACAACAATTCAAATGGTAGAGGTAACCAACAAGAAGGAAATACAATGAATCAAAGAAGAACCTTAAACCAAAGAAATCACAAAGATGGTGgtgcaggtagaggaagaggtggtggaAGAAAATCTGATAAGAGTCACATTCAATGCTACAATTATCAAAAGCATGTTCACTATGCTAGTGATTATCCtgaaaacaaaagaaacaatCAAGAAACCGATGCAAAAATTGAGAGGCACGGAGAAGAAGAGATGTTGGTGATGGTCACAGTGAAAGATAAAGGAAGATTCAAGGACTAA